One Mycoavidus sp. HKI genomic region harbors:
- a CDS encoding uroporphyrinogen-III synthase, with protein sequence MPLQAMTRTAVLTGSRGQSVSLLQALAVAGMEAFEFPLIEIFSTNDHTLLAKAFAVLEQYALVIFVSPAAIEFASAHLPLQWPAMVPIAVVGPGSVRALKQYGIAAPLQRVIAPAQRSADQAVRYDSEALAAALDQTLGLASLNGRSVLIVRGDSGREWLADTLRAEGAQIEVVSAYRRALPVPTLAQWTRVRALLAGEPHAWLLTSSQGVRNLERLAQAHLSEAEQSALKRSPIIVPHARIAECADAAGFVTITQCHAGDESIARALLFSTS encoded by the coding sequence ATGCCGCTGCAGGCTATGACGCGTACCGCTGTGCTTACTGGCTCACGAGGGCAATCTGTTAGCCTGCTCCAGGCATTGGCGGTAGCTGGCATGGAGGCCTTTGAGTTTCCGCTGATCGAGATTTTCTCAACGAATGACCATACGCTGTTGGCTAAGGCATTTGCTGTGCTGGAGCAATATGCACTGGTTATTTTTGTGTCGCCGGCGGCGATTGAATTTGCCTCGGCTCATTTGCCGCTACAATGGCCAGCGATGGTGCCCATCGCTGTGGTCGGGCCAGGCAGTGTCCGCGCGCTTAAGCAGTACGGCATTGCCGCGCCATTACAGCGCGTCATTGCACCGGCTCAGCGGAGCGCAGACCAAGCGGTGCGATATGACTCTGAGGCGCTGGCAGCAGCCCTCGATCAAACGCTTGGCTTGGCCTCATTAAACGGGCGTAGCGTGCTGATTGTACGCGGCGACAGCGGCCGTGAATGGCTGGCTGATACCTTACGTGCAGAGGGCGCTCAGATTGAGGTGGTCAGCGCCTACCGCCGCGCGCTGCCTGTGCCTACGCTAGCTCAATGGACACGCGTACGCGCATTGCTGGCGGGTGAGCCGCATGCTTGGCTGTTGACGAGTTCGCAAGGGGTGCGTAACTTGGAGCGCTTAGCTCAAGCCCATTTAAGTGAGGCTGAGCAAAGCGCGCTGAAGCGCTCCCCGATCATTGTGCCGCACGCACGGATTGCCGAATGTGCGGATGCGGCGGGTTTTGTTACGATTACGCAATGTCACGCGGGCGATGAATCGATTGCGCGTGCTTTGCTTTTTTCCACAAGTTAG
- a CDS encoding arginine/lysine/ornithine decarboxylase gives MKFRFPVVIIDEDFRSENISGSGIRALAEAIEGAGMEVLGLTSYGDLTSFAQQSSRASCFILSIDDDEISASGVDENGEIMGALIALRAFIAEVRRRNADLPIFLYGETRTSRHIPNDILRELHGFIHMFEDTPEFVARHIIREAKSYLNSLAPPFFRALTHYAADSSYSWHCPGHSGGVAFLKSPIGQMFHQFFGENMLRADVCNAVDELGQLLDHTGPVAASEHNAARIFNADHVFFVTNGTSTSNKIVWHATVAPDDIVLVDRNCHKSILHAITMTGAIPVFLTPTRNHYGIIGPIPRDEFKPENIRRKIEANPFAREVLKQNPLVRPRILTITQSTYDGVVYNVEMIKELLGDLLDTLHFDEAWLPHAEFHPFYRDMHAIGAGRARTGALVFATHSTHKLLAGISQASQIVVQDSEHSTFDRHRFNEAYLMHTSTSPQYAIIASCDVAAAMMEPPGGTALVEESIAEALDFRRAMRKVGADYEADWWFEVWGPGALAEEGIGDREDWMLAPNDRWHGFGALAEGFNMLDPIKATIITPGLNVDGEFGETGIPAAIVTRYLAEHGIIVEKTGLYSFFIMFTIGITKGRWNSMVTELQQFKDDYDSNQPLWRILPEFVASYPAYEKVGLQDLCQQIHTVYKSNDVARMTTEMYLSNMEPAMKPADAFAKLAHREIDRVPINELEGRVTSVLLTPYPPGIPLLIPGERFNRAIVRYLQFAREFNQHFPGFYTDIHGLVAETVNGRAEYFVDCVRSA, from the coding sequence ATGAAATTTCGTTTTCCCGTCGTTATTATCGATGAAGATTTTCGCTCCGAAAATATTTCGGGCTCTGGTATTCGTGCATTGGCTGAAGCAATTGAAGGCGCAGGCATGGAGGTGCTTGGCTTAACGAGTTACGGTGATCTGACATCCTTTGCGCAACAGTCAAGTCGCGCCTCGTGTTTCATTCTTTCAATTGATGACGATGAAATCAGCGCCAGCGGTGTCGATGAAAATGGCGAAATCATGGGCGCTTTGATTGCCTTGCGTGCTTTCATCGCCGAGGTGCGCCGGCGTAATGCCGATCTGCCGATTTTTTTGTATGGCGAGACGCGCACCTCGCGGCATATTCCAAACGATATCTTGCGCGAGTTGCACGGCTTTATTCATATGTTTGAAGACACGCCGGAGTTTGTGGCGCGCCATATTATACGTGAGGCGAAAAGCTACCTTAATTCGCTGGCGCCGCCGTTTTTTCGGGCGTTGACCCACTATGCTGCGGATAGTTCATATTCATGGCATTGCCCAGGACACTCGGGGGGCGTCGCGTTTTTAAAAAGTCCGATTGGTCAGATGTTCCATCAGTTTTTTGGTGAGAACATGCTGCGTGCTGATGTGTGCAATGCTGTCGATGAATTGGGCCAATTACTTGATCATACGGGTCCAGTGGCCGCCTCTGAACATAATGCCGCGCGCATTTTTAACGCCGATCATGTGTTCTTTGTCACCAACGGCACATCGACTTCTAACAAGATTGTTTGGCATGCAACCGTGGCGCCTGATGATATTGTTTTGGTTGACCGCAATTGCCATAAATCGATTTTGCACGCGATTACAATGACCGGTGCGATCCCCGTGTTTTTAACGCCCACACGCAATCACTATGGGATTATCGGCCCCATTCCACGGGATGAATTTAAGCCAGAAAACATTCGCCGCAAGATTGAAGCTAACCCGTTTGCACGTGAGGTGCTCAAGCAAAATCCACTCGTGCGGCCGCGGATCTTGACCATCACGCAAAGCACCTATGATGGGGTGGTGTACAACGTTGAAATGATTAAAGAGCTGCTTGGAGATCTGCTGGACACGTTGCATTTTGACGAAGCTTGGTTGCCACATGCCGAGTTTCACCCCTTTTACCGGGATATGCATGCGATTGGCGCTGGCCGCGCACGCACCGGTGCACTGGTTTTTGCGACGCATTCAACGCATAAATTACTGGCGGGTATTTCGCAAGCATCGCAGATTGTGGTGCAAGATTCGGAGCATTCTACGTTTGATCGGCATCGCTTTAACGAAGCGTATCTGATGCATACCTCAACCAGCCCGCAATACGCGATTATCGCCTCGTGTGATGTGGCGGCTGCAATGATGGAGCCGCCTGGTGGCACTGCGCTGGTCGAGGAATCGATTGCCGAGGCGCTTGATTTTCGCCGTGCCATGCGCAAAGTGGGGGCTGACTATGAGGCTGATTGGTGGTTTGAGGTTTGGGGGCCAGGCGCTTTAGCTGAAGAAGGCATCGGGGACCGTGAAGATTGGATGCTGGCGCCGAATGACCGTTGGCATGGCTTTGGCGCGCTTGCCGAAGGTTTTAATATGTTGGACCCGATCAAGGCGACGATTATCACGCCAGGTCTTAATGTAGACGGAGAATTTGGCGAGACGGGTATCCCCGCTGCGATAGTAACGCGCTATCTTGCTGAGCATGGCATCATTGTTGAAAAAACCGGACTCTATTCTTTTTTCATCATGTTTACCATTGGCATTACGAAAGGCCGCTGGAATAGTATGGTGACCGAACTCCAGCAATTTAAGGATGACTACGACAGTAATCAGCCGCTATGGCGCATCTTGCCGGAGTTTGTGGCCAGCTATCCGGCCTATGAAAAAGTCGGCTTGCAGGATTTGTGTCAACAGATTCATACGGTCTATAAGTCAAACGATGTGGCCCGGATGACCACTGAGATGTATCTGTCCAATATGGAGCCTGCGATGAAGCCGGCTGATGCGTTTGCCAAACTCGCGCACCGCGAAATCGATCGGGTGCCGATTAATGAACTCGAAGGCCGCGTCACGAGCGTACTATTAACGCCTTATCCGCCGGGCATTCCATTGTTAATCCCAGGCGAGCGCTTCAATCGTGCGATTGTCCGTTATTTACAATTTGCGCGTGAATTTAACCAGCATTTTCCGGGTTTTTATACGGATATTCACGGTCTGGTGGCAGAGACCGTGAATGGGCGCGCTGAATATTTTGTCGATTGTGTGCGCAGCGCATGA
- the dcd gene encoding dCTP deaminase encodes MTIKSDKWIRRMAETHKMIEPFSANQVRLGEDGQKIVSYGTSSYGYDIRCADEFKIFTNINSTIVDPKNFDEKSFVDFRGDVCIIPPNSFALARTVEYFRIPRSVLTVCLGKSTYARCGIIVNVTPFEPEWEGFVTLEFSNTTPLPAKIYANEGVAQVLFFESDEVCEVSYRDRDGKYQGQRGVTLPKA; translated from the coding sequence ATGACAATTAAATCCGATAAATGGATTCGGCGTATGGCCGAAACGCATAAGATGATCGAGCCGTTTTCAGCGAACCAAGTTCGTCTCGGCGAAGATGGCCAAAAGATTGTCAGCTATGGCACCTCAAGCTATGGCTACGATATCCGGTGTGCGGACGAATTTAAAATCTTCACCAATATCAATTCAACGATCGTCGATCCGAAAAATTTTGATGAAAAATCGTTTGTTGATTTTAGGGGAGACGTTTGTATTATTCCGCCCAATTCGTTTGCGCTGGCGCGTACGGTTGAGTATTTTCGGATTCCGCGCAGTGTCTTGACGGTTTGCCTAGGAAAATCGACCTATGCGCGCTGTGGCATTATCGTTAATGTGACGCCGTTTGAGCCAGAATGGGAAGGTTTTGTGACGCTGGAGTTTTCTAATACGACACCGCTGCCCGCCAAGATTTACGCTAATGAAGGCGTGGCGCAGGTATTATTTTTTGAGAGCGACGAGGTATGTGAGGTCTCATATCGTGATCGTGACGGAAAATATCAAGGGCAAAGAGGCGTGACTTTGCCCAAAGCTTAA
- the hemC gene encoding hydroxymethylbilane synthase, producing the protein MHSKSTPLRAPSTLVIASRQSRLALWQAQYVSDALQKLYPATKIEILGMTTRGDRILDRALSKVGGKSLFVKELEYALADGRAHLAVHSLKDVPMLLPEGLKLAAILERADPRDAFVSPYYESLAGLPAGSVVGTSSLRREAMVRARYPHLKVHPLRGNLDTRLNKLDAGEYAAIIVAAAGLIRLDLSERIRLLLEPSESLPAAGQGALGIEICAERADVEAWLAPLHHHRTAFAVEAERAVSCSLGGSCDVPLAAFAQWEGELLHLEAKVATPDGGRVLCAQGQATPSTLAQAVALGQSVAAELGRQGAHEIVQALSSPAAPAHGE; encoded by the coding sequence ATGCATTCTAAGTCAACTCCGTTACGAGCACCTAGCACGCTAGTGATTGCTTCGCGACAAAGCCGTTTAGCCCTGTGGCAAGCTCAATATGTCAGCGATGCGTTGCAAAAATTATATCCAGCGACAAAGATTGAAATCCTGGGCATGACAACGCGCGGTGATCGGATTCTCGACCGTGCCCTCTCGAAGGTCGGTGGCAAGAGCCTTTTTGTTAAAGAGCTTGAATATGCACTGGCCGATGGCCGGGCTCACCTTGCGGTGCATTCGTTAAAGGATGTGCCGATGTTATTGCCAGAGGGGCTTAAGCTGGCGGCTATTTTGGAGCGAGCGGATCCGCGCGATGCTTTTGTTTCTCCTTATTACGAGTCGCTGGCTGGATTGCCAGCGGGTAGCGTGGTTGGCACCTCGAGTTTGCGCCGCGAGGCAATGGTGCGCGCGCGCTATCCGCACCTTAAAGTGCACCCGTTGCGTGGCAATTTGGATACCCGCCTGAATAAATTGGATGCCGGTGAATATGCGGCGATTATCGTGGCGGCTGCGGGCTTAATCCGGCTTGATTTGAGTGAACGTATTCGCCTGTTGCTGGAGCCGAGTGAGAGTTTGCCGGCTGCTGGACAAGGCGCACTGGGGATTGAAATTTGTGCAGAGCGTGCTGATGTCGAAGCTTGGCTTGCGCCGTTGCATCATCACCGCACGGCCTTCGCAGTTGAGGCTGAACGGGCTGTGTCTTGCTCGCTTGGCGGTAGTTGTGACGTGCCATTGGCGGCTTTTGCTCAATGGGAGGGGGAGCTGTTGCATTTAGAGGCGAAGGTGGCAACGCCTGATGGTGGGCGGGTTCTGTGCGCGCAAGGTCAAGCAACGCCAAGTACGCTGGCGCAGGCGGTAGCGCTTGGGCAGAGTGTCGCCGCTGAATTAGGTAGGCAGGGCGCGCATGAGATTGTGCAAGCGCTGAGTTCGCCTGCCGCCCCGGCGCATGGCGAATAG
- the argH gene encoding argininosuccinate lyase — MTSQLNKKGEAWSARFSEPLSELVQRYTSSVFFDKRLAFVDIEASLAHATMLAECAIISLDDLNQIKRGMAQIRDEIEGGEFNWQLILEDVHLNIEARLTTLIGDAGKRLHTGRSRNDQIATDMRLWLRGEIDHIHTLLIELRRVLIDLAQHHVATILPGFTHLQVAQPVTFGHHLLAYVEMLARDSERLLDCRKRVNHLPLGAAALAGTSYPIDRQRVADLLGFDKLCANSLDAVSDRDFTIEFTAAAALIMTHLSRFSEELVLWMSPRVGFIDLADRFCTGSSIMPQKKNPDIPELARGKTGRVNGNLIALLTLVKGQPLAYNKDNQEDKEPLFDTVDTITDTLRIFADMVSGIEVKPAAMRAAALQGYATATDLADYLVKRGVPFRDAHEAVAHAVRVCVERDCNLTDLTLAELRGILPENASLIEPEVFSYLTLEGSVASRRHPGGTAPEQVQLALNAAREALK; from the coding sequence ATGACCTCTCAGCTTAATAAAAAAGGCGAAGCATGGTCGGCTCGTTTTTCCGAACCGTTATCCGAACTCGTCCAGCGCTACACTTCATCGGTTTTTTTTGATAAACGGCTTGCCTTCGTCGATATCGAAGCGTCACTCGCCCACGCCACGATGCTGGCGGAATGCGCCATCATCAGCCTGGACGACCTCAACCAGATCAAGCGTGGGATGGCGCAAATCCGAGACGAAATAGAAGGCGGTGAATTCAACTGGCAGCTTATTTTAGAAGATGTCCATTTAAATATTGAAGCGCGCCTCACTACACTGATTGGCGACGCGGGTAAACGCTTGCATACTGGCCGCTCGCGCAATGATCAAATCGCGACGGATATGCGGCTCTGGTTACGCGGTGAAATCGATCACATCCATACGCTGCTAATTGAGTTGCGGCGTGTTCTGATCGACCTTGCCCAACATCACGTGGCGACGATTTTGCCCGGTTTTACGCATTTGCAAGTGGCTCAGCCCGTCACCTTTGGCCACCATTTACTGGCTTATGTCGAAATGCTGGCGCGCGACAGCGAACGTTTACTGGATTGCCGCAAGCGCGTTAACCATCTGCCCTTAGGCGCTGCTGCTCTGGCCGGCACCAGTTACCCGATTGATCGGCAGCGGGTTGCCGACTTACTTGGCTTTGATAAGCTATGCGCCAATTCACTCGATGCCGTTTCCGATCGAGATTTTACGATTGAATTCACAGCCGCAGCCGCTCTGATTATGACTCACCTCTCGCGTTTCTCTGAAGAACTGGTGCTGTGGATGAGCCCGCGCGTGGGGTTTATTGATTTAGCTGACCGTTTTTGTACCGGCTCATCGATCATGCCGCAAAAGAAGAACCCAGATATCCCCGAGCTCGCCCGTGGCAAGACTGGTCGCGTCAACGGCAACCTGATAGCGTTATTGACCTTGGTTAAAGGGCAGCCGCTGGCCTATAACAAAGACAATCAAGAAGATAAAGAGCCCCTATTTGATACCGTTGATACCATAACCGATACCTTGCGAATCTTTGCAGATATGGTAAGCGGCATTGAGGTCAAACCCGCAGCCATGCGCGCAGCAGCATTACAAGGGTATGCGACGGCCACGGATTTAGCCGATTATTTGGTCAAGCGCGGCGTACCGTTTCGCGATGCGCATGAAGCCGTGGCGCATGCAGTACGCGTTTGCGTCGAACGCGATTGTAATCTGACCGATCTCACACTGGCTGAGTTACGCGGTATCCTGCCGGAGAATGCATCCTTAATCGAGCCAGAGGTGTTTAGCTATTTAACGCTCGAAGGCTCAGTCGCAAGCCGCCGGCATCCAGGTGGCACCGCACCGGAACAAGTCCAGTTGGCACTTAATGCCGCTCGTGAAGCGCTTAAGTAA